In Leishmania mexicana MHOM/GT/2001/U1103 complete genome, chromosome 20, one genomic interval encodes:
- a CDS encoding putative protein kinase encodes MTLNQLKSWPSKYPTGALEETTPVRLRANSPKTASASPATAPTTNTTPTSVLYSVLLRANMSRNAVAKNLTERSLHSHPVYDIDSVVREAVRAEVERLFPYRGAFVESPGVADVDRAAPARRFVGSVSQVEERERSGCWSACVARVNAYCHISESDAHNPRAPVPSTTTAVATTDTPSSSAARGTSTSVSQRFSGGPRVVIKSLQRKQTLAAMGATRVPAPSKPESAEAPKKLFAPLLAENSIGVGGAIRDQETSSCTPPSAITDNSHRFTVVSMTQLPDMQRHLERLFDDFAAAVEQCRVALDQQQLQSSSPAAWQTARKKRGLDSEEPSVSFLGEEASASQHPQQPLHCTNSNHRPGNPTILSTDVSPRHNSHHPVSDLLSSDCIPDEWRHDHSTAIATDGSHCTSYARSASSESLQVADGSAPATTPSLEAEDFSNGVVMIAHTIAEHLHAILHPTTTLASLEEEGVAALPGQDRGGSSRAGGPAALNAVTTICRQSHTGAEGEDRKPTSPASFSSPSPLPALLSSGGLQSPPGVSSASLELRALRQLMHSVFWSRITAFLSSVSLKTPGKDCPMWLSTTAVEQREACAYVQLPFWIWLYAACGLATDVIRAQQEAQRAFTISGQVTEPRKPLTSSSAIANALPPPSLSQLLPTVETLARQLQRRQYERVEPTAGTLLTVNTFLSFTGVQMTDSAVMKRLFPLQSGVAASDALGFATLSPHSAQCFTHEASVATESSSGSLTAGALDSAAAPNIISINTSSDRLISGDHTVSAFGGAGPNVIDRSSSSVGGAPVSPSHQGEAAISVALGDAGNTAADATEEEAPQVHSGSYSCPSTVELYLQWLESANAARLAACSARSEAKRFPDRADAEADAAGEVAGSSPTSPPYRLDTIACIQPHTSSSTEDGQVSNGDGNSARGNSSDSSFSYAAVQQPSEPFQVAAVIPSAGLAPCLGRVEKELHQARSAVQFARKLGTLYATQDMNTLLQLLPALVKEGSVSPDVNFVSARAYGGAVESFGSAYSPRGGTDGTGTPAAPATPGDGVHSHYTWTGTPTTSNSMTGPLPPLATPPQGAADRMPGNSTLFFHHANASATPPAVFPSVTSPSLEARLLLEHLNSCAVAIVPNSYQLFVNSARALEVSFSLAVVLLSHVMGEAVPKGEVASVGQAAAVTRRSDISPSAISAKTGPATATVVVLKRLPAKAAAAALSDKSKGRVTRKTAATPPPPRPLSMDLAKVFGFGHSCLRWQHLSAYVRETLISVALRALQRKDVAMTQELLQCITLDMTIAHHDDQVRRHHPAPKPAWVKGVGDTKKTSGSTLKKSRSAFKAGGTKVNHLSAPPHESSASFVNVWFSSFAHLADTTAHLLHGDHNAPSSLKGAVWHLAGLAHYFLLTRARGYEMYGAQSHFCSAALCGYGSGNAAGVGLRTSSVTSSAAMQSFITSQLVEPAGKVLGVVVSFMESVCQTLSADIESGGAAERQFREGVMFADNLSDDESLFMCPAVDGSVRLGSAGECTSLFNDGGGGSYDIAATRLEASGSQTCWMELAIHYFFEIVDVLLDAALFLPEKPLYLYQLTVSACSTAAPLIDFADTLSAAVLAGGAGSPALWGLSDLCSSMIATAPQVVADSPLDRVQEFLSTYTSMVLQSAVTHFTVDSRHAHSRVATACETPLNTSAAVDGTLEDDCSRTFWERLLTSVAAPANPSALGEVIFTARQPIPSASTPISAPAANLAVSPEASASSSYTQSTMWWPDVRFNRYSHLIRIVEHAQLVSLYLNSCAGKDLAQTAPLTPYLEVSRAPRDSAPSMQVSVVTSLLNTSTGPCAQLLSIPYACPPSTVDTSSNLIPESARTTSHERSWFHCTGSPADQALPRFPAAAHRRVLTDRAMREVCGGLWIRVELLRLLRLAAAPLDADTFVSFTKTATKVAGQVWDKAMQTHYTAIASMKVGVESVLPKTYASTYVRLLFLRYVQAFYADLPALSASGPATAPDHTMSERVDGTSNGTPLTRSVDQRAASETHGDLSSRGDATPYRTLESLQMRSPVSALQHLSQRLWTHYCHELLWALRELCWNCAEAHETAANLSVASVFGRLLQMISGRGELEGEECMDDYGGEPVEKFPDEPYLDLKDVGMPVVTLDCALKPYATAEGVKMEGFVDFEVSSSGSSVTVVPGMSEGRKRPPGKPPNSGSSGEFESRRESSWSARRSSVSKGSMEAEQQVMVSISDLTPACDFTERRRLGLNDHTIPGGTQATVRSMTPLSTSSTPVPAPPQSPVTAPPVVQKLSFTGLKPPLYFTSSGDTAAAQENDFYKEQSMGPQMEKEPMEHVLSLTSMSLVDASSHISQDDDDGECDVTYEARSDTLVSVSKHTLPKWTAHEPHESYSTANANADSATRGDSPKPPALTIPKLSLGALGPPLYFTSTGDTAVFAERPMSPSLTCPPAQVLPALNCPTAAAPAVVGAAHVDPTVTGAPLIGAAEAANALALTLPPAPVLPTPTPTTVDGLVLPKLSFGSLGPPMYFTSTGDTGGFIETQNQKPHPAAGAATSAQIPSDTTPLKSGLTAQGTASGGATNTATATAAAITTSNSPTAATAAAHFHGSHSSGESHSQPVFSSGDFAPTAGKVSRSGNVSDGGCSYAGGMGEQDSKEGHAARRRCDSGLSLNSLPVLEGDPLSAVSGQRRRKRVPRTSRPTLTLMVAPAVTMELILCICSIILQQDSGMIQYAYTVSSLTQKRVLPGMSSSSQRRWHGGSGGAAGASGSTYSQRSDVAQTDRWRYTPQHSPSSFHVIQAMHNYLKDSCNSLVIDLLEEWVLDEYASMERVRMEQFESAYASSQEECSPQPPRHSRSDSESGGNIGSGMRQHSLQKPQAGSTGGGHSGKLSAAMLTGRYVLLRLLLPRAITPLITQQNERRIGAGGYGSVTSGFVQRPGTVGDTQLPPGWGQRGSRWRPAKTRGGTAASGSGSGGGGTTPQSLQMGRSVATTAEKIAPGVLDGLRVPWRTAAQRIAQAVCKGEVAIKHIPLNVQGSESGNLPLCHAEVLSMYRLRGHPHIIPLLSFDNTKDEYILVLPHYSQGSLRLWRQKHYPLGCAVLTLPPGIRDSRKSEPVPTAAPAMTSSTPTPVDAPSTSLFATCARCLLQVLKGVVFMHDRRIRHGDIKCDNILITATDASAERGEMDPPMLPSSVCLCDFGSCDTCDDDDIQNLKRDIMGGEARFLAGRWGVGRGTEAIQPPELMSAKRRYALLHRIVTAVAPAAAATPASSSLFTLSERAERGTHTANFGGTSAEYLPHRSHVGELIGSTGPQMTELLRRAELSVDIWGCGCLLYEMLTGRMLFGEARLGRLLVLAAVDDSEEQNPETAASTTNAAAGPLPGTPRSRQKATVPTTSSVGGDTGSSCTPSVSQKALDDWERRDLEKAVGKRVVDFMSALLNLDPLQRPSAHEALQHWKTIMVEAGLEIGA; translated from the coding sequence ATGACGTTAAACCAGCTCAAGTCATGGCCGTCCAAATACCCTACAggcgcgctggaggagaCCACTCCGGTGAGGCTTCGCGCAAACTCGCCGAAAACAGCCTCCGCTTCGCCAGCGACTGCACCGACAACCAACACAACGCCCACGAGTGTGTTGTactcggtgctgctgcgcgctaATATGTCACGCAATGCCGTAGCCAAGAACCTGACTGAGCGTTCACTCCACTCACACCCCGTTTATGACATCGATAGTGTGGTGAGAGAGGCAGTCCGcgccgaggtggagaggCTGTTTCCGTATCGCGGCGCTTTTGTCGAGTCCCCAGGCGTAGCTGATGTAGACAgggcggcaccggcacggCGCTTCGTCGGGTCCGTTTCTCAGGTCGAGGAAAGAGAGCGGAGCGGGTGCTGGAGCGCTTGCGTAGCGCGCGTGAACGCGTATTGCCACATTTCTGAATCCGACGCCCACAACCCTCGCGCACCTGTGCCTTCGACGACCACTGCAGTGGCTACCACCGACACACCCTCATCATCGGCAGCGAGGGGGACCTCGACGTCTGTGTCGCAAAGGTTCTCCGGTGGACCAAGGGTGGTTATCAAAAGCCTTCAGCGCAAGCAAACGCTTGCTGCCATGGGGGCAACTCGTGTGCCTGCTCCCTCTAAGCCGGAGTCCGCTGAAGCACCGAAGAAGCTTTTCGCCCCCTTACTTGCAGAGAACAGCATCGGCGTTGGTGGCGCCATCAGAGACCAGGAGACGAGCTCATGCACACCACCAAGCGCCATCACGGATAATTCCCACCGCTTCACTGTGGTTTCGATGACGCAGCTGCCGGACATGCAGAGGCACCTTGAACGGCTCTTCGACGACtttgccgccgcggtggagcAGTGCCGCGTTGCGTtggaccagcagcagctgcaaaGCAGCTCGCCAGCTGCGTGGCAGACAGCGAGAAAGAAGAGAGGCCTCGATTCCGAGGAACCGTCAGTGTCGTTCCTGGGTGAAGAGGCTTCTGCTTCCCAGCATCCGCAACAGCCACTACACTGCACCAACTCCAACCACCGGCCCGGCAACCCAACCATTCTATCCACTGACGTCTCGCCCCGCCACAACAGCCACCACCCCGTATCTGACCTCCTCTCTTCCGACTGCATTCCAGATGAATGGAGACACGACCATAGCACCGCGATCGCAACAGACGGCAGCCACTGCACGTCTTATGCGCGAAGTGCCAGCAGCGAATCACTGCAGGTGGCGGATGGGTCTGCTCCGGCGACAACACCGTCTCTAGAAGCAGAAGACTTTTCAAACGGCGTCGTTATGATTGCCCACACAATCGCAGAGCACCTGCACGCTATTCTGCACCCCACCACAACATTAGCCTCTctagaggaggagggggtggcggcgcttcCCGGCCAGGACCGTGGCGGAAGCAGCCGTGCCGGTGGGCCGGCTGCCCTAAACGCTGTGACGACGATATGTCGACAGAGTCACACCggggcagagggagaggacagAAAACCGACGAGCCCTGCGTCCTTTTCGTCCCCGTCTCCTTTACCAGCTTTGCTTTCCAGCGGAGGTCTTCAGTCGCCGCCAGGGGTCAGCTCGGCATCGCTCGAACTGCGGGCGCTTCGTCAGCTGATGCACAGCGTTTTTTGGTCTCGTATCACAGCGTTTCTGAGCAGCGTCTCTCTCAAGACGCCCGGCAAAGACTGCCCAATGTGGCTGTCGAcgaccgccgtggagcagcgcgaggcgtgtgcgtatgtgcaACTGCCATTCTGGATTTGGCTGTACGCCGCGTGCGGGCTGGCAACCGACGTGATCCGCGCGCAGCAAGAGGCACAGAGGGCGTTTACGATTTCGGGGCAAGTCACGGAACCTCGCAAGCCACTGACATCGTCGTCTGCGATAGCGAACGcactaccaccaccgtcactgTCACAGCTCTTGCCAACGGTGGAGACGTTggcgcgccagctgcagcggcggcagtacGAACGCGTTGAGCCCACCGCCGGGACTTTGCTCACGGTCAACACGTTTCTCTCTTTCACTGGCGTGCAGATGACGGACAGCGCTGTGATGAAGCGCTTGTTCCCTCTGCAGAGCGGTGTGGCTGCAAGCGATGCCCTGGGGTTTGCCACACTGTCACCCCACTCAGCGCAGTGCTTCACTCACGAGGCAAGCGTGGCGACGGAGTCCTCGTCCGGGAGTCTGACGGCAGGCGCCTTGgactctgctgctgcccccaACATTATCAGCATCAACACATCATCGGATAGGCTGATCTCTGGGGATCATACCGTGTCGGCGTTCGGTGGCGCAGGACCTAACGTAATAGACCGAAGCAGCAGTAGCGTTGGTGGTGCACCAGTTAGTCCGTCACACCAAGGTGAGGCTGCCATCAGCGTTGCTCTTGGCGACGCCGGCAACACAGCCGCGGATGCGactgaggaggaggcaccgcaggtgcacagcggcagctATTCTTGCCCGTCAACAGTGGAACTGTACTTGCAGTGGCTGGAGAGCGCTAATGCAGCGCGTTTAGCAGCATGCTCGGCACGGAGTGAAGCGAAACGTTTCCCCGATCGTGCTGACGCGGAAGCTGATGCAGCTGGTGAAGTTGCTGGCTCCTCgcccacctcgccgccgtaTCGGCTAGACACCATCGCCTGCATCCAACCGCATACATCGTCGTCTACGGAGGACGGTCAAGTCAGCAATGGCGATGGGAACAGTGCGAGAGggaacagcagcgacagctcGTTCAGCtacgcggcggtgcagcagccgagcGAGCCCTTCCAGGTGGCAGCTGTAATACCGTCGGCCGGGCTGGCCCCGTGCCTGGGGCGAGTCGAAAAGGAGCTGCACCAGGCACGCTCTGCCGTGCAGTTTGCTCGCAAGCTGGGCACCCTGTACGCAACGCAGGACATGAACACActactgcagctgctccccgCCCTGGTGAAGGAGGGGTCCGTGTCGCCTGACGTAAATTTTGTCTCTGCACGCGCGtacggcggcgctgtggaGAGCTTTGGAAGCGCGTACTCCCCTCGCGGGGGCACGGACGGTACCGGCAcccctgcagcgccagcaacACCGGGCGACGGTGTGCATTCACATTACACATGGACAGGCACCCCGACGACTAGCAATTCGATGACAGGCCCCTTGCCTCCCCTCGCGACGCCGCCTCAGGGTGCAGCGGATCGGATGCCCGGTAACAGCACCCTCTTCTTTCACCATGCCAACGCCAGTGCGACACCTCCGGCAGTGTTTCCCTCTGTCACATCGCCATCATTGGAGGCAAGGttgctgctggagcacctCAACTCGTGCGCTGTCGCCATTGTCCCCAACAGTTACCAACTCTTTGTGAACAGCGCTCGTGCGCTTGAGGTGTCCTTCTCACTTGCAGTGGTGTTGCTTTCTCATGTGATGGGTGAGGCGGTGCCGAAGGGAGAAGTTGCTTCGGTGGGGCAGGCGGCTGCTGTCACCAGGCGCAGCGACATCAGCCCATCAGCCATATCGGCGAAGACCGGCCCAGCGACAGCCACCGTGGTCGTGTTGAAACGACTCCCAGCgaaggctgctgccgccgcgctctCTGACAAGTCGAAAGGGAGGGTGACCAGGaagacagcggcgacgcccccaccacctcgaCCCCTATCTATGGACCTCGCCAAGGTGTTTGGCTTTGGCCACAGTTGTTTGCGGTGGCAGCACCTCTCCGCCTATGTCCGTGAAACCCTGATCAGCGTCGCCCTGCGCGCACTTCAGAGAAAGGACGTTGCTATgacgcaggagctgctgcagtgcatcACCCTTGACATGACGATTGCGCATCACGATGATCAAGTGCGCCGACACCATCCTGCGCCCAAGCCAGCGTGGGTCAAAGGTGTGGGGGATACAAAAAAAACTTCCGGATCGACTCTGAAGAAGAGCCGTAGCGCTTTCAAGGCAGGGGGGACCAAAGTCAACCATCTGTCGGCGCCTCCGCACGAGAGCTCGGCCAGCTTTGTGAACGTATGGTTTAGTAGCTTTGCCCATCTTGCGGACACCACCGCGCACCTGCTTCACGGCGATCACAACGCCCCGAGCTCCCTGAAGGGGGCGGTGTGGCATCTAGCAGGACTGGCGCACTACTTTCTGCTGACGCGTGCTCGCGGCTATGAGATGTACGGCGCCCAAAGCCATTTTTGCTCAGCAGCCCTGTGTGGCTACGGCAGCGGTAATGCTGCAGGCGTGGGCTTGAGGACTTCGTCGGTTACCTCGAGCGCCGCTATGCAGAGCTTCATCACCTCACAGCTGGTTGAGCCTGCGGGGAAGGTGCTCGGCGTTGTCGTATCATTTATGGAGAGCGTCTGCCAAACGTTGTCGGCGGACAttgagagcggcggcgcggctgagCGGCAGTTCCGCGAGGGTGTGATGTTCGCCGATAACTTGAGTGACGACGAAAGCCTCTTCATGTGCCCCGCTGTGGACGGCTCTGTCCGCCTGGGAAGTGCGGGCGAGTGTACGAGCCTCTTCAATGACGGCGGGGGTGGTAGTTATGACATTGCCGCCACCCGCTTGGAGGCGTCTGGCTCGCAGACATGCTGGATGGAGCTGGCCATTCACTACTTCTTCGAGATCGTCGACGTCCTCCTTGACGCTGCGCTGTTTCTTCCAGAGAAGCCGCTCTACCTGTACCAGCTGACAGTGAGCGCCTGTAGCACGGCGGCCCCGTTGATTGACTTCGCAGACACCTTGTCCGCGGCTGTTTTggctggaggcgctggatCGCCGGCTCTCTGGGGCCTCAGCGATCTGTGCAGCTCGATGATTGCCACTGCGCCGCAGGTTGTGGCGGACTCGCCACTGGACCGCGTGCAGGAGTTTCTCAGCACGTACACATCGATGGTACTGCAGTCCGCGGTGACCCACTTCACCGTAGATAGTAGACATGCTCACTCTCGAGTCGCCACAGCCTGTGAAACGCCACTGAACACATCAGCAGCGGTAGACGGGACGTTGGAAGATGATTGTTCGCGCACCTTTTGGGAACGACTGTTGACCTCAGTGGCTGCACCTGCGAACCCCTCCGCGCTTGGCGAAGTGATATTTACAGCGCGGCAACCGATACCATCAGCTTCGACTCCTAtcagcgcgccagcagccAATCTCGCGGTGAGCCCAGAGGcgtccgccagcagctcgtACACGCAAAGCACCATGTGGTGGCCAGATGTGCGATTCAATCGTTACTCTCACCTTATCCGCATTGTCGAACACGCGCAGCTGGTGAGCTTATACCTGAATTCGTGTGCGGGCAAAGATTTGGCACAGACGGCGCCGCTTACACCGTATCTGGAGGTCTCTCGTGCACCTCGTGATAGTGCGCCCTCGATGCAGGTGAGCGTCGTTACCTCCCTCCTCAACACATCTACGGGCCCATGCGCACAACTGCTGTCTATACCCTACGCTTGTCCACCTTCGACTGtcgacaccagcagcaaccTTATTCCTGAAAGTGCCCGCACAACGTCGCATGAGCGTTCCTGGTTCCACTGCACCGGCTCGCCAGCTGATCAGGCACTACCCCGCTTtcccgccgccgctcatCGGCGCGTGTTGACGGACCGCGCGATGCGCGAAGTGTGCGGTGGGCTGTGGATTCGAgtagagctgctgcgccttctgcgcctcgcagccgcaccgctggACGCGGACACCTTCGTGAGCTTCACCAAAACAGCGACCAAAGTCGCGGGCCAGGTATGGGATAAGGCAATGCAGACTCACTACACGGCTATTGCCTCAATGAAGGTTGGCGTGGAGTCAGTTCTGCCCAAAACGTACGCGTCCACATacgtgcggctgctgttCCTACGGTACGTGCAGGCTTTCTATGCGGATTTGCCGGCGCTGAGTGCAAGCGgacctgcgacggcgccagaTCACACGATGAGCGAGCGCGTGGACGGCACGAGTAACGGGACCCCGCTTACCAGAAGCGTCGACCAGCGCGCGGCCTCCGAGACCCACGGGGACCTTagcagccgcggcgatgcCACGCCGTATCGCACACTTGAGTCGCTGCAAATGCGCTCTCCGGTGAGCGCGCTCCAGCACCTGAGCCAGCGTCTGTGGACGCACTACTGCCATGAGCTGTTGTGGGCGTTACGAGAGCTGTGCTGGAACTGCGCTGAGGCTCACGAGACGGCAGCCAACCTGTCCGTCGCCTCCGTGTTTGGGCGGCTGCTACAGATGATCAGTGGGCGAGGGGAActcgagggggaggagtgcATGGACGACTACGGCGGCGAGCCGGTGGAAAAGTTTCCGGATGAGCCATATCTGGACTTGAAGGACGTGGGGATGCCTGTCGTTACCTTGGACTGCGCGCTAAAGCCGTACGCCACCGCGGAGGGCGTCAAGATGGAGGGCTTCGTTGACTTTGAGGTGTCTTCGTCCGGCAGTTCCGTGACGGTGGTGCCAGGGATGAGCGAGGGCCGTAAACGGCCACCGGGGAAGCCGCCGAACTCTGGGTCCTCTGGCGAATTTGAGAGTCGACGAGAGTCGTCGTGGAGCGCTCGGCGGTCTTCTGTCTCGAAGGGATCCATggaggcagagcagcaggtgATGGTAAGCATATCGGACCTGACCCCGGCCTGCGATTTCACGGAGCGGCGACGGCTAGGATTGAACGACCACACCATCCCGGGAGGCACCCAGGCAACAGTGAGGAGCATGACACCGCTTTCCACTTCAAGTACTCCTGTGCCGGCCCCGCCTCAATCCCCCGTCACAGCTCCCCCTGTGGTGCAGAAGCTGTCTTTTACTGGCCTGAAGCCGCCTCTGTATTTCACCAGCTCAGGTGAcacggctgctgcacaggAGAACGACTTCTACAAGGAGCAGTCTATGGGACCGCAAATGGAAAAGGAACCGATGGAACACGTCCTCAGCCTCACAAGTATGTCTCTGGTGGACGCATCCTCGCACATATcgcaagacgacgacgatggcgagtGCGACGTGACGTACGAAGCCAGGTCGGATACGCTAGTAAGCGTGTCCAAGCACACGCTGCCTAAGTGGACTGCACACGAACCTCATGAGAGTTACTCCACGGCAAACGCGAACGCCGATTCTGCAACCCGCGGCGACTCGCCGAAACCGCCCGCGTTGACAATACCGAAGCTGTCTCTCGGGGCTCTCGGCCCACCGCTGTACTTCACTTCCACCGGTGATACCGCCGTTTTTGCGGAGAGGCCGATGAGCCCGTCACTTACGTGTCCGCCAGCCCAGGTGCTTCCGGCGCTGAACTgcccgacagcggcggcaccggcggtggtgggtgcGGCGCATGTCGATCCAACTGTTACGGGTGCACCACTGATAGGTGCGGCTGAGGCCGCGAACGCGCTGGCTCTCACGCTACCACCTGCACCTGTGCTGCCCACGCCCACTCCAACCACTGTCGATGGACTTGTCCTTCCTAAGCTGTCGTTTGGCTCTCTAGGCCCGCCTATGTACTTCACATCCACCGGCGACACTGGCGGCTTCATTGAGACGCAGAACCAGAAGCCCCACCCTGCGGCCGGCGCAGCCACAAGTGCACAGATTCCTTCTGACACGACACCCCTGAAATCTGGGTTGACGGCGCAGGGCACGGCATCTGGTGGAGCGACTaacaccgccaccgctacTGCAGCAGCCATCACCACTTCGAATTCTCcgactgctgcgacggccGCCGCTCACTTCCACGGCAGCCACTCCTCGGGTGAATCACACTCGCAGCCTGTCTTCAGTTCTGGTGACTTTGCACCAACGGCCGGAAAGGTGAGCCGCAGCGGAAATGTTAGCGATGGGGGGTGCAGCTATGCCGGCGGCATGGGCGAACAGGACTCAAAGGAGGGgcacgcggcgcggcgacgtTGCGACAGCGGGTTGTCGTTGAACTCCTTGCCCGTGCTCGAGGGTGACCCGTTGTCAGCGGTTTCCGGTCAACGGCGCCGCAAGCGAGTGCCTCGCACGTCTCGCCCAACCCTAACACTGATGGTGGCACCGGCGGTGACGATGGAACTCATCTTGTGCATATGCTCTATCATTCTCCAGCAGGACAGCGGTATGATTCAGTACGCCTACACCGTGTCCTCGCTCACGCAGAAGCGTGTGCTGCCGGGCATGTCTTCGTcctcgcagcggcgctggcacggtggcagcggcggtgccgctggagcCTCAGGCTCGACTTACTCGCAGAGGTCAGATGTGGCGCAGACGGATCGGTGGCGGTACACCCCTCAACACAGCCCTTCTTCCTTTCATGTTATTCAGGCAATGCACAACTACCTCAAGGACAGCTGCAACAGCCTTGTTATTGATCTGCTGGAGGAATGGGTACTTGACGAGTACGCTTCGATGGAGCGGGTAAGAATGGAGCAATTCGAGTCCGCGTACGCGTCGAGTCAGGAAGAGTGCTCTCCGCAACCGCCTCGCCACTCGCGCTCTGACAGCGAAAGCGGCGGCaacatcggcagcggcatgcGCCAGCACTCTCTTCAGAAGCCCCAGGCaggcagcaccggcggcggccatAGCGGCAAACTGAGTGCCGCAATGCTCACCGGTCGTTATGTGCTCCTACGCTTGCTCCTTCCGCGCGCCATCACCCCTCTGATCACTCAGCAAAATGAGCGGCGCATTGGCGCCGGCGGCTACGGCTCCGTCACATCCGGCTTCGTGCAGAGGCCCGGCACGGTTGGGGACACGCAACTGCCTCCTGGGTGGGGCCAGCGCGGGTCTCGCTGGCGACCAGCAAAGACACGTGGAGGCACAGCAGCCAGCGGTTCTGgctctggtggtggtggcaccACGCCTCAAAGTCTCCAGATGGGCCGGTCGGTCGCGACAACCGCGGAGAAGATCGCGCCCGGTGTCTTGGATGGCTTGCGTGTGCCAtggcgcacagcggcgcagcggatCGCGCAGGCAGTCTGCAAGGGTGAGGTGGCGATAAAGCACATCCCCCTCAATGTTCAGGGAAGCGAGAGTGGAAACCTGCCTCTTTGCCACGCGGAGGTGCTCTCTATGTATCGTCTGCGCGGTCACCCGCACATCATCccgctcctctccttcgACAACACCAAGGACGAGTACATCCTTGTTCTGCCGCACTACTCCCAAGGATCGCTGCGGTTGTGGCGACAGAAGCACTATCCACTGGGGTGCGCCGTGCTCACGCTTCCACCGGGGATAAGGGACTCGCGCAAGAGCGAGCCAgtgccgacagcggcgcctgcGATGACTTCCAGCACACCGACGCCGGTCGATGCGCCAAGCACCTCGCTCTTCGCGACGTGTGCACGCTGTCTCCTTCAGGTGCTCAAGGGAGTCGTCTTCATGCACGaccgccgcatccgccacgGTGACATCAAATGTGATAACATCCTCATCACCGCTACCGACGCCAGCGCTGAGCGGGGGGAGATGGACCCGCCGATGCTGCCGTcctctgtgtgcttgtgcgacTTCGGCTCCTGCGACACGTGCGACGACGATGATATTCAAAACCTGAAGCGTGACATCATGGGAGGCGAGGCCCGCTTCTTGGCTGGTCGGTGGGGGGTCGGCAGGGGAACAGAGGCGATTCAGCCGCCCGAGCTCATGTCGGCGAAGCGGCGCTACGCCCTGCTCCATCGCATAGTGACAGCCGTCGcaccagccgcggcagcgacccCAGCCAGTTCCTCGCTCTTCACTCTCTCCGAGAGGGCTGAACGTGGTACCCACACTGCGAACTTTGGTGGCACATCAGCTGAATATCTTCCGCACCGAAGCCATGTTGGGGAGCTGATAGGGTCGACGGGGCCCCAGatgacggagctgctgcggcgggcgGAGCTCTCAGTGGACATCtggggctgcggctgcttgCTCTACGAGATGCTCACGGGTCGCATGCTTTTTGGGGAGGCCCGCCTGGGCCGGCTGCTGGTtctcgccgctgtcgacgacagcgaggaGCAGAACCCCGAAACGGCGGCTTCAACGACAAACGCGGCAGCTGGCCCTCTGCCGGGAACGCCTCGTTCTCGGCAAAAGGCCACCGTGCCGACCACATCCAGTGTTGGTGGCGACACCGGCTCTAGTTGCACGCCGTCGGTTTCGCAGAAGGCTCTTGACGACTGGGAGCGCCGCGATCTCGAAAAGGCTGTGGGGAAGCGCGTGGTGGACTTTATGTCGGCCCTGCTGAACCTCGACCCTCTGCAGCGACCAAGCGCACACGAAGCGCTGCAACACTGGAAGACGATAATGGTGGAGGCAGGGCTAGAAATTGGAGCCTAG